The genome window CCCCTTTCTGTTTTTTCGCTAACTTCCCTTACTTCCAGCTGGACACCAACAAGCCTTGACAGGATTGAAGACTTACCTACTCCTGAAGGTCCTGCAAGAACGCATATCATTCCTTCCAGATAATCTGTTAATTTCTGAATTCCCTCATTTCTTGCTGCACTGACCCAGAGCACATCATAACCTGCATCTCTGTAAATCTGTGTCCATTTTTCCAATTCTGCTTTTTCTTCTTCATTAAGAAGGTCAATCTTATTGAAAATAATTACTGGGTCTGTCTGAAAATGTTCATAAACAACAAGTAGATTGTCCATCAGAAAATTGTCAAATTCAGGCATTTTAATTGTAGAAACAATCAGCACTTTATCAACATTGGCAACAGGTGGCCTGACAAGGAAATTTTTTCTTTCTTCCACCTGCTCTATGGCAAATGTGTTTTCATCAACAACTTCACCGTAAACATAATCCCCTGCGTATATCTTTGTCTTTTTTAATACCTTTTTTCTGGGTATTCCTCTGTATG of Persephonella sp. IF05-L8 contains these proteins:
- the rsgA gene encoding ribosome small subunit-dependent GTPase A, with the translated sequence MKKGLVIDREAQMIGVYTLDDKKTYRGIPRKKVLKKTKIYAGDYVYGEVVDENTFAIEQVEERKNFLVRPPVANVDKVLIVSTIKMPEFDNFLMDNLLVVYEHFQTDPVIIFNKIDLLNEEEKAELEKWTQIYRDAGYDVLWVSAARNEGIQKLTDYLEGMICVLAGPSGVGKSSILSRLVGVQLEVREVSEKTERGRHTTTGVRLFPFGENSFIGDTPGFSSVDALYFLKPNEVRLYFREFLRYDCKFPDCTHTREPGCQVREAVKNGEISCERYKNYIKIIKEDPALWQELCQ